One Oceanotoga teriensis genomic window, AATGACTTCAAAATCATGATCATTTTTAGTAGCAATTATTTTTACAGTATTTGGATGAACGTTTCCAAGATCTTCAAAATTAAACTCATACTTCATATTTGTATCTTGAGCTATTTTATAAGAATTTCTAATTCTATGATCATCAACTTCAAAACCCATTATTCCTCCTAATAGAGCTCTATCAGTGCCATGGCCTATATATGTATCAGCAAAAGAACCATGAAGAATAAATCTTACAGAGTCTGGAGTTCCACCTATATAGTTATGTGCAAATTTACCTATTTTAACTGCTCCGGCTGTGTGCGAACTTGAAGGCCCTATTATTATGGGACCTATAACATCGAGTAAAGACATAAATTTATAACCTCCATTTTCAATTCATATTTTTTGTAATATTTATCTTATTTTTATAATTTTATCATTCTTTTTTTAAAAAGATATTATATTTGCTCTAATAAAATCATTATTAATCTTAAGTTTAATTTTTTTGATGTATAATATATTTATATAAATTTTGTGGAGG contains:
- the sdaAB gene encoding L-serine ammonia-lyase, iron-sulfur-dependent subunit beta — encoded protein: MSLLDVIGPIIIGPSSSHTAGAVKIGKFAHNYIGGTPDSVRFILHGSFADTYIGHGTDRALLGGIMGFEVDDHRIRNSYKIAQDTNMKYEFNFEDLGNVHPNTVKIIATKNDHDFEVIAASIGASEIVVNELDGTEVYLRGKVPTLAIVNKDIPGTLTRIMSTISKYNINVANVTLKRISKIIKEAVCILELDEEPTLLLLKELESFENIISCKYIPKI